One part of the Haemophilus parainfluenzae genome encodes these proteins:
- the glpB gene encoding glycerol-3-phosphate dehydrogenase subunit GlpB, translating into MNFDVVIIGGGLAGLTCGIALQEQGKRCVIINNGQAAIDFASGSLDLLSRLPNGAFVKNISENLTALSAQLSQHPYSIMGAERVLAKAQDFEKLAESLNLDLIGSSAENHLRVTGLGSLRGAWLSPNSVPTVQGETPFPYKKIAVLGIEGYHDFQPELLADNLTLNPQFAHCEVKTGFLNIPELDQLRANSREFRSVNIAQVLEYKLKFDDLVAEMKEAAKGTEAIFLPACFGLENQEFMESLRKATGLPLFELPTLPPSLLGMRQRIQLRHRFEKLGGLMMNGDSALKAHFHGNKVRAIQTRLHEEEEITAEHFVLASGSFFSKGLVSEFDKIYEPVFHSDIIGVEGFNDTDRFTWTDHRFSNPQPYQSAGVAINAQCQVQKSGQFLTNLYAVGNVIGGFNALELGCGSGVAVVTALAVADEILHNIH; encoded by the coding sequence ATGAATTTTGATGTAGTGATTATTGGTGGTGGCCTTGCAGGTTTAACTTGCGGCATCGCCCTACAAGAACAAGGCAAACGTTGTGTCATTATTAATAACGGCCAAGCGGCGATTGATTTTGCATCCGGCTCATTAGATTTATTAAGCCGTTTACCAAATGGTGCGTTTGTTAAAAATATTTCTGAAAATTTGACCGCACTTTCCGCTCAATTATCACAACACCCCTATAGCATCATGGGGGCTGAACGTGTATTAGCGAAAGCACAAGATTTCGAAAAATTAGCGGAATCGTTAAATTTAGATTTAATTGGCTCAAGTGCAGAAAATCATCTTCGCGTAACGGGTTTAGGTAGCTTACGTGGTGCATGGCTTTCACCAAATAGTGTGCCAACTGTACAAGGCGAAACACCATTCCCGTATAAAAAAATTGCGGTTTTAGGCATTGAAGGCTATCACGATTTCCAACCAGAATTATTGGCGGATAACCTTACACTCAATCCACAATTTGCTCATTGTGAAGTGAAAACAGGCTTTTTAAATATTCCTGAATTGGATCAGTTACGTGCAAATTCGCGCGAATTCCGCAGTGTAAATATTGCACAAGTTTTAGAATATAAACTGAAATTTGATGATCTGGTGGCTGAAATGAAAGAAGCAGCCAAAGGCACTGAAGCAATTTTCCTACCAGCTTGTTTCGGTTTAGAAAATCAAGAGTTTATGGAATCACTTCGCAAAGCAACTGGCTTGCCATTATTTGAATTGCCAACTTTACCACCTTCTTTATTAGGTATGCGTCAACGTATTCAATTACGCCATCGTTTTGAGAAATTAGGCGGACTCATGATGAATGGTGATAGCGCATTAAAAGCACATTTTCATGGCAACAAAGTTCGTGCTATTCAAACGCGTTTGCATGAAGAGGAAGAAATCACGGCTGAGCATTTTGTCTTAGCTTCCGGCAGTTTCTTCAGTAAAGGTTTAGTTTCTGAATTCGATAAAATCTACGAGCCCGTATTCCATTCTGACATCATCGGTGTTGAAGGCTTTAACGATACCGATCGCTTTACTTGGACAGATCACCGTTTCTCAAATCCACAACCATACCAATCTGCAGGCGTGGCGATTAATGCGCAATGCCAAGTACAAAAGAGCGGTCAATTTTTAACGAATTTATATGCGGTGGGTAATGTGATTGGTGGTTTTAATGCGCTAGAACTCGGTTGTGGTTCAGGCGTGGCAGTGGTAACAGCGCTTGCTGTTGCGGATGAAATTCTTCACAACATACATTAA
- the glpA gene encoding anaerobic glycerol-3-phosphate dehydrogenase subunit A, with amino-acid sequence MGLSPNMYRDVGDFSPISTDVIIIGGGATGAGIARDCALRGINCILLERRDIATGATGRNHGLLHSGARYAVNDQESAEECIKENKILRNIARHCVDETEGLFITLPEDSLDYQKTFIESCTKSGIEAVAIDPKLAQIMEPSVNPDLVGAVVVPDGSIDPFRLTASNVMDAIENGAKMFTYCEVKNLIREGGKVIGVDVYDHKNRVNRKFFAPLVVNAGGIWGQGIAEYADLKIKMFPAKGALLVMGHRINKMVINRCRKPADADILVPGDTICVIGTTSSRIPYDQIDNMEVTPEEVDILFREGEKLAPSLRHTRVLRAYAGVRPLVATDDDPSGRNVSRGIVLLDHAERDGLDGFITITGGKLMTYRLMAEWATDLVCKKLNKTARCTTAERPLPGSTESRAETNQKVISLPSTIRYSAVYRHGSRATRLLDKERLDRSMVCECEAVTAGEVRYAVDELNVNNLVDLRRRTRVGMGTCQAELCACRAAGLMNRFDVATPRQSTTQLTSFMEERWRGIEPIAWGEAIREAEFTSWMYGSVLGLNDVQPLETDKQQGTDNNEF; translated from the coding sequence ATGGGATTATCACCTAATATGTATCGCGATGTGGGCGATTTTTCACCTATCTCGACGGATGTGATTATCATTGGTGGTGGTGCGACGGGGGCAGGTATTGCTCGTGACTGCGCATTGCGTGGAATTAACTGTATTTTATTAGAGCGTCGTGATATTGCGACAGGTGCAACAGGTCGTAACCACGGTTTGTTACATAGTGGGGCGCGTTATGCGGTAAACGATCAGGAATCAGCAGAAGAATGTATTAAAGAAAATAAAATTCTGCGCAATATCGCTCGTCACTGTGTGGATGAAACGGAAGGTTTATTTATCACCTTACCTGAGGATTCTCTCGATTATCAAAAAACTTTCATCGAAAGTTGTACCAAATCTGGTATTGAGGCTGTCGCCATTGATCCTAAACTTGCCCAGATTATGGAACCATCAGTGAATCCCGATTTAGTGGGTGCTGTTGTTGTGCCAGATGGTTCAATCGATCCTTTCCGTTTAACAGCTTCTAACGTGATGGATGCCATTGAGAATGGTGCAAAAATGTTTACCTATTGCGAAGTGAAAAATTTAATTCGCGAGGGGGGCAAAGTGATCGGGGTAGATGTTTACGATCACAAAAATCGTGTAAATCGCAAATTCTTTGCGCCATTAGTCGTCAATGCAGGTGGTATTTGGGGACAAGGCATCGCAGAATATGCGGATCTTAAAATCAAAATGTTTCCAGCCAAAGGCGCATTACTTGTCATGGGGCACCGCATCAACAAAATGGTCATTAACCGTTGTCGTAAACCAGCGGATGCGGACATTCTTGTGCCGGGTGATACCATTTGTGTTATCGGTACAACCTCTAGCCGTATTCCTTACGATCAAATTGATAATATGGAAGTGACTCCAGAAGAAGTGGATATTCTTTTCCGTGAAGGGGAAAAACTTGCGCCGAGCTTGCGTCATACTCGCGTATTACGTGCTTATGCAGGCGTGCGTCCGTTGGTGGCGACAGATGATGACCCATCTGGTCGTAACGTAAGTCGTGGTATTGTGTTACTTGACCACGCAGAACGTGACGGCTTAGACGGCTTTATCACCATCACGGGTGGTAAATTAATGACTTATCGCTTAATGGCAGAATGGGCAACGGATCTTGTTTGTAAAAAACTCAATAAGACAGCACGTTGTACAACCGCTGAGCGTCCATTACCGGGGTCAACTGAAAGCCGTGCAGAAACCAATCAGAAAGTCATTTCTCTTCCAAGTACGATTCGTTATTCAGCGGTGTATCGTCATGGTTCTCGTGCCACTCGCTTATTAGATAAAGAACGTCTTGATCGTTCAATGGTGTGTGAATGTGAAGCGGTGACAGCAGGTGAAGTACGTTATGCCGTGGATGAATTAAATGTCAATAACTTAGTGGATTTACGTCGCCGTACTCGTGTGGGGATGGGGACTTGCCAAGCTGAGCTTTGCGCATGCCGTGCGGCGGGTTTAATGAACCGTTTTGACGTGGCAACACCTCGCCAATCTACTACACAATTAACCTCTTTCATGGAAGAGCGTTGGCGCGGTATTGAGCCTATTGCATGGGGTGAAGCGATTCGTGAAGCCGAATTTACTTCATGGATGTATGGCAGTGTGTTGGGCTTAAATGATGTTCAACCGCTTGAAACTGACAAACAGCAAGGGACGGATAACAATGAATTTTGA